In the genome of Electrophorus electricus isolate fEleEle1 chromosome 21, fEleEle1.pri, whole genome shotgun sequence, the window CTGGACAGAAAGCTCGGATGTGGAGGGCAGGCGGGATGGAGGGGCAGGATTAGAGGAGCCCCCCATCAGCCTGTGGAGGATCTGAGGGGGGATTGACTTTGAGACGGACATGCCACCTTCCCCCCGTTCTTACACAGGAAGTGGGACGGGGATTAAAGGCAATCTAAAAGGAAACGCTTAACCTCTGTGCAGGCATGAAGctaaagaaaggaaaacactggaTGAACAGGAGCTGTATACTAATATGGGCTGTAGGGTGGTCTGGGTGGATGAGTGTATACTAATATGGGCTGTAGATTGGTCTGGGTGGAGGAGTGTATACTAGTGTGGGCTGTAGGGTGGTCTGGGTGGAGGAGTGTATACTATGTGGGCTGTAGGGTGGTCTGGGTGGAGGAGTGTATACTAGTGTGGGCTGTAGGGTGGTCTGGGTGGAGGAGTGTATACTAGTGGGGGCTATATTATCAGGTGGAGGGTACTCCACTAGTGTCAACAGAAGGGAGGTTGGAGGTTTGAACTTTTGTTCAACTGGAATTAAAAACATGGATCATACATTTGACTTGTCTAACATAAAAATAGTAGAATCAGATGTAGTAGAATGTACTTGTGTTCAGGGTAAGTGCGTGGTAAGTTcattataattcattattaGATCCTGAGCTTTTTTCAGCACTACAttgcagttttatttctttttataatgtattCTTTCACTTTACATCTcttattaatcatttattttaaatcaacttttttcaacttttattttgattctTCAACTTTAGCTCTAAAGTTTATGTCTATCAatataatgttttcttttatatgcATATAATTTCCATTTGAGTGAACAGTAGAGAAACCACCCATGATTATTTTTGAATTCTGATAATGAAGTAAAAGTAAGTTGTTTGGACGGACAAGCATCTTGCATactgtgttattgtgtttatttgtttacttacaaGGGCTGGCCTCGTAGAAGCCTAAACTTGACCTTGACCTTTAACCCCTGATTGCTTttgacccctctctctctccctcatttccttctttacatttcttttctttttctgttttcccccCCCGGAGCACCAAAAGGAGTAACCTAACGAGCTTTTGCTGCAGGATGTTATAAATGAGAATTTACGGTCGTCTTTGGTAACTGGCGCTCAGGACCTGTGGGGTTCTTTAAAAATGCACCAACTCCGTAGTGACAACTCAGAGTAACTTTACTTCAGTTGAGAGGTACCGAGTTAGCTGTGCACGTCTTTTGGCCACTGCTGTAGGTACTGCAGGTCAGCATAGATGTGCGCCAAACTACAGAGCAGATTATTCTAGAATCGCtcagcgtttttttttttttaattcacgcGTGATTAACTTTGATCATCCTCCGCTTTGATGAATAACGAAAAGCCTCATTTTAACTGTCATTTCTTAGAGCTGATTTACATGATTTAGTAAACAGGATGAGTAACGTCCTTCAGCGAGCACCTTCTGCTCCATTACAGACAAAATCCGCGCGAATCCCTCGTGATGCATCTGAGGGTGGTTTTTAAAAGAGCCCACATCCTCTGCACCTGCTTACAAAGGAGAGATGAAGGAGTCtctaaattttacatttacaagatCCTGCACCGAAGGCGTTGTAAGTTGCTCTCTCTGGGCGTCACAGGTTCATGCGGCACTGATGTTAAAGAGAACCGCAATCTGGACAACCTCTCCGCCAAGGTGagtctgggggaggggctgcagGTAGCCAATGGGAGCGCTCTGGGGCAGGGCCGCAAGCGGCCCCTGGAGGAGGGCAGCAATGGCCACGCCCATGCCAAGTTCCGGCCAAAGAAGCGCAAGAAGGCGCCGGGCCCGGTACTGCCCAAGAATGCCCTGATGCAGCTGAACGAGATCCGCCCGGGCCTGCAGTACTGCTTGGCATCGCAGACGGGGCCCGTGCATGCGCCTGTCTTCGCCATGAGTGTGGAGGTGAACGGGCAGCTGTTCGAAGGCACGGGCCCCACCAAGAAGAAGGCCAAGCTGAACGCCGCCGAGAAGGCCCTGCGCTCCTTCGTGCAGTTCCCCAACGCCTCGGAGGCTCACCTGGCCATGGGCCGCACGCTCACCGTCAACACGGACTTCACCTCGGACCAGGCCGACTTCCCCGATGTGCTCTTCAACGGCTTCGAGACGCCCGCGCCGCCGGACGACCCCCTCGACCCCCCCGACCCGGCCGCGTGCACCCGACGCCCGCCCGGCTTCCCGGGCGAGCGCCCACCGCCCCCATCCCTGCCCACTGCCCCCCAACGGCGCCTGGCGCCTCCGGCTGGCCACAGCAAGAACGCGGTGATGATCCTCAATGAGCTGCGGCCGGGGCTCAGGTATGAGTTCGTGGCCGAGAGCGGCGAGAGCCACGCCAAGAACTTTGTGATGGCGGTCACCGTGGACGCGCAGGCGTTCCAGGGCTCGGGGCGCAACAAGAAGCTGGCCAAGGCGCGGGCGGCCCAGGCGGCGCTGTCGGGGCTCTTCAACATGCAGCTGGACCAGACGCCATCCAGGCAGCCAATCCCCAGGGACGGCCTGCAGCTACACCTCCCCCAGGTGAGAGCATGCGCATGCTGGAGAACGCACTGGCACGCGCGTGTCTTGGCACTCGGATGTGCTGTGGTTGTGGCTGACTGCCACATCGCAACTGTGCCGCCACTGTGTCTCATACAGTTCACTTCTTGAATTAGGCTCTAGCTCCCCGCACAAGTCAAAATCACTGAGCATTAACCCGATCCTGAAACTTAATCCGTATACCCTAAGCCCTAAACCCTATCcaataaacactaaaccctTAAACCTAACCCATAAACACCAAACATTAAACGCTGAATCCTGGCACTAAAAGAACATCTACACTCATTTCTTTCTAAACGCACTGATTACATTTATAAAGTCAGTCAGATAATACTGCTCTGGGGACCATGGGGAGCATCCATGAAACGTGCATTTCCAAAAAGCTCATCAGTACAATGATCGTATTGAATTTAGCAGTGCTCCGCATCCCAGATCAACATGCTACCCTCCTCAATCTCTGACCACGTAAGTCTCTTATCGGGGTGAAAAGTTTTGATTCATATTGTATTCCACAGCAGACCAGAGCAACATGTGCCTTTCTTGTGTAATATAGGCCGCCGTTAATGCTACGGCGGCAAGGCTGTATTTCTGTTCGCTGCTTTTAAATTCCCGCATCAGTGACTGTGTTGATCTGTCGTTCGTCCTCATAAAAGCCCCTGCCAGTCTTCATTAGGGTGATATTAATTCAGTCGGAATCTAATTGTTATTGAGGCGCTTTTGAAAGGGAGTCAGATATTGAACCCTTAAACTATGCATTTGTGTTGACAGTATTCATTTATACGTCAGGTAATCCAGCCACCATAATCTCCCTGTTTCTCCTGACAATAATGAGGCAGAGAAATAAGATAATCTTAATTAACATCAGAGACAGTAGAGCACAGCTCAAACAGGAAACTGCTGCACTGTCACATTCCTGTCTGCATTGAGGAGGAtctgcctgagtgtgtgtgtttgtttgtgtgtgtgtgtgtgttcgtgtgtgtgtctgtgtgtgtgtgtgtgtgtgtgtgtgtgtgcatattgcTTTAGTGGGTGGTATTTTATTATGAAAAGCAATGTTTTTTGTGGAGCCGAGTGAGAGACCAGTGAGAGCTGTGTGCTATAACACGGTCTGACAGTGTGTCACCAAGTGTTTCTAATACTGCACGCTCATCTTCTGACACATGACCCACGGCTCATCATCTTCTGACACATGACCCGAGGCTCGTCATCTTCTGACACATGACCCGAGGCTCGTCATCTTCTGACACATGACCCCGTGGCTCGTCATCCGCTGTCACTCCTTGCCTGAGAGGGGTGGGGAGACCCCAGATCTAAGCCAAGCCTTAGCATTTTAACCAAAGAATATAAGAATACaagaaaagacaaaatcaaGCATTGAAATTCTTATGTGCTCGTGTCAATATGTTCAGTGGCTGAGTTCAAGTAAAgttgtatctgtttgtgtgtctgtgcgtgggcgtgtgcgtgtatttgtgtgtgccagGTCCTGGCAGATGCCGTTTCTCGGCTGGTGGTGGAAAAGTTCAGTGAGCTGACAGACAACTTCACATCCCCTCATGCACGACGGAAAGTCCTTGCAGGCATTGTCATGACAACGGGTAACTGTGGTTCTACACAAATGCTACGAGTAACCTGACTGGCAGTTATAAATGTAATGAGGTTATGTGCATTTCTAGATGTAATACAGTTAACTCTAGTTCTAAATGCCTCAAGATGACTGCTAGTGCAGGTAATGGAAGTGGACATAGTTCTTAATGAAGAgaactaaatgtaaataaataaatggtgagTGCGATGTTCAGTAGTGAAGCAGGTTTTCTGAACCCTTCTTCACAGGGACGGATGTGAAGGATGCGCAGGTGATCTGTGTTTCCACGGGAACCAAGTGCATAAATGGCGAATACATGAGCGATCGAGGCCTGGCTCTTAACGACTGCCATGCAGAGATCATCGCACGGCGCTCGCTCATCAGATACTTGTACAGCCAGCTGGAGTGCTTTCTCAGGTGGATtaccacatgcacacgcacacacacgtgcacacacacgcacacacacacacacacacacgcacacacacgcacacacacacacacacataagagtCACTCAGTAGGCACCACTGCAGTCAGCTAGGGTAATTCTAAAAGCgattcatcacatacacacatatacaaatatatatatttactctcttagacacaaacacatagacagGCACAATGATCCCATGCCAGATACAGCCAGATTATGTCCACAGAAGAGATCGGGCAACATCTGCAGAatgataaacataaacaaagcaaattagAGACACAAGAACGCATCCCGTCCTGTGGAAATTTCCCTGAAACTCATTATCATTACTCCGTGGATTGGAACAATGAATTCCAGATTCTGTTTCAGACTTCTGCTGTGGGCcacttattttgtgtgtgtgtgtgtgtgtgtgtgtgtgtgtgtgtgtgtgtgtctgtgcgggTGCGCGCATCTGTAATCGATGGGTCATGCCATGTTTGGAGGGACTGTGTGTTAAATAGTGATTGAGTGATTGGTGTGATGGTGACAGGGCATGACCCAGCCTGCTTATTCCCGGCTGCGGACCTCATTTACAGAGCATCTGAGCAGCTCTGACGAGCTcaaggaggagggtgtgtgtgtttttgcatgcatgtttgtgtacctgcgtggatgtgtgcgtgcgtgcgtgcgtttgtgtgtgtttacatgtgtgttggACAGTAATGGTGTGCAAATTCCATATTCTAGTAATaagtgcgcacgcgtgtgtgcacgtgtgtgtgttgtgcagtaACAGTGCGGAAGATCATTCCCAGTCCATATTCCAGCGGTGCGAACAGCATGGATATCAGCTGAAGGAGGGTGTTCAGTTCCACCTGTACATCAGCACTTCACCGTGTGGAGACGCGCGCATCTTCTCACCGCACGAGTCTGCAGTAGAAGGTGGGTACACTCCGTTCAGTTCAGATCACTTCAGATCAGATTCATTTAATTCACATGAGTTCAGTCAAATGCAGTGCAACGCAGTCCAGAAAAAAATTAGTTCGGTTCATTTCAGTTTAAGTTCAGAGTATTGCACTTTTCATactcatacaaaaataaactggTATTACAATAAGTAAGTCTCCTGTAGTATTACAATAAAAGCTCTACTGATGATTAATAGCAGAAATGTATAATATTAACTGTGAATAACTGCTTAATGCAGAatttaataaatttaataaattcGGTGACAGCTAATTGCACATTTTGCTGTTGAAACCGAAGCTAAAAAACACTTGCTCCTCAAATAAAACAGATACAGCTGTTCCGGTGTGTGAACACgccacagaaataaaaaaggattATGTGAAAATCTTTGAGGCTTAGAGGCATGTTAGCACATAAACTCTGGTATGACAGATAATGGCTGGATGCTTTGACCTGCACCACATTGATAAAGTGATCTAGCATGCAGCTGTAGTGGAGTGCTGATCACTTGTGGTCTATCTACTGGTAGTGTGCTGGTCTCCTGTGGTCTATCTACCGGTAGCGTGCTGGTCTCCTGTGGTCTACCTACTGGTAGCGTGCTGGTCTCCTGTGGTCTACCTACTGGTAGCGTGCTGGTCTCCTGTGGTCTACCTACTGGTAGCGTGCTGGTCTCCTGTGGTCTACCTACTGGTAGCGTGCTGGTCTCCTGTGGTCTACCTACTGGTAGCGTGCTGGTCTCCTGTGGTCTATCTACTGCTAGCGTGCTGGTCTTCTTTGGTCTATCTACTGGTAGCGTGCTGGTCTCCTGTGGTCTATCTACTGGTGGCGTGCTGGTCTCCTGTGGTCTATCTTCTGCTAGTGTGCTGGTCTTCTTTGGTCTATCTACTGGTAGCGTGCTGGTCTCCTGTGGTCTATCTACTGGTGGCGTGCTGGTCTCCTGTGGTCTATCTTCTGCTAGTGTGCTGGACTCCTGAGGCTGGTGGGGTTTGGTTCATCGAGGGAGGGCTTCCAGCCCTTTTGTTCCACTGCTCATCAATAACGTCATCGCTCAGTAATCAGCCATGGAGGTCGATTCTGGGTGGGGCGCCATTTGACACGGTTTCCCCTGCACAGACCAGGGTGACAGGCACCCAAACAGGAAGGCCCGTGGCCAGCTGCGCACCAAGATTGAGTCTGGGGAGGGGACGATCCCGGTGCGCACCACCAACACCATCCAGACATGGGACGGCGTCCTACAGGGCGAGAGGCTGCTCACCATGTCCTGCAGCGACAAGATCGCCAGGTACGACATCATCACTGCATGACAGCAGCAACTCCTCACATCATTAATAGTAGATGGGTGCAGGGGCTGAGATATCCTGTTGgcatgtttgtttatctgtttgtgaaGTTTATTTCAATGGGATGCCACATCATGCTCCAAAGCAAAAATGATTCGGGATATTAGACTCGGCTCCTGCCGTCTGCGCGTATCCATAAACTCTCGCCCTTTGCCTTTCCCCTGGTTTGCTTTCGTCGACATCTGCTGGTTGCGGTAAACACTTTCTGATTGGAGTCAGAAGTGAGGCTTCTGTGTTTGCAATTCGGGGATGCTCTCCAAATGTCAGGTGGCCTCCTGCCTTTAGACGTGCGTGTGCAGCTGCTTGCTTAGACTTGCTCTTGTGGTGATTGGCATTCAGGGTTTCCCTGCTGACTTCAGGCGCTCTGCTACTTCTACATTCCATCGCTCTCTGATTGCTCACTGCTaggctcacagacacacacgtccCCTCACCCTGCGTGCAGCCCGACTCTCCTTAGAGTCTTGCACCCACCGCACTTCTGAGAGCAGGAGATTGGTTGATATCAGCAAACTAATGGTCCAATCACTCGCTGTCTCCCCAGTGCCCGCCCACCCACAGCGCTACCATTAGGGACTGATTAGAGCTCTGATTACAACACTTACAGAGGAGTCATCCTAATGGAGCACACAtactctctcccactttcttaAACATGCGTAGATGCATTAACGTtcattcgctctctctcacacacacacacacgcgcgcacgcgcgcgcgaaGTCAGACGCATgcacacttacatacatatttggtcgcacatgtgtgtgtgtgtgtgtgtgtgtgtgtgtttgtgtgtgggtgtgtaaggtGGTGTAAGATCATTTTTTCCTAACAGCTTCACTTTTTCAGTGATCTGTATTTTCCTTAACGTCTTAAACACACCACCAGCAATTGAAAATTGGCAAAACTTTTTCCCATGATGATATGAGGACAGCGTAATGTGCCGATGCTCACAACGTCCTAGTGTTTAATTTCACACATATGACTACAGTGTAACATGACACATACTGCTACAGTGgttctgttattattattttttttcagtgaaattcTAATTTGGGTGATGTGAAATGTAACCTGGCCATTGGCGTAACTTTTGGGTCTTAGAGAGGCTAATGAGGGTCGAATCAAGAATGAAGAAAGGCCTCCTGGATGAATCATGCCTGAACATTTCatcaacacattttaatttcacctctgtgtttctctgtctcttgctctctctctctctctctctctctctctctctctctctctccttctctccctctgtctcactcggTCTCTCTTATATCTCAGGTGGAATGTGGTCGGGGTGCAGGGCTCCCTGATGAGTTATTTTTCAGGACCCATCTATTTCTCCAGCATAATCCTGGGCAGTTTGTACCACGCCGACCACCTGTCACGGGCCATGTACCAGCGCATCGCTGAGATAGAGGAGCTACCGCAGCCCTTCATTCTCAACAGACCGCTGCTCAGTGGTAGGACCCTGACTCCACCCACACTCAGGGCCACGCCCACTACTGCTTTACCCCTACACCAATTACCAattccacctgtctctctctctctctctctctctctctctatttttttctctctctctctgcaggtatTAGCAATGCAGAGGCGAGGCAGCCTGGTAAAGCTCCTAACTTCAGTGTGAACTGGACCGTCGGGGATCAAGGGTTAGAGGTCATCAATGCCACCACGGGGAAGGACGACCTCGGGCGACCTTCGCACCTCTGCAAACATGCCCTGTACAGCCGCTGGGTCCGCCTGCATGCAAAGGTGCAGCTCCAGATCCTAATGGGTTGTTATAACCCCAGTAATGGGGAGTTATAATCCCAGTCATGGGGGGTTATAATTCCAGCCATCAGGGTTATAATCCCTACCAATATGGGGTTATAATCCCAGTCATGGGGGGTTATAATCCCAGCCATGAGCTGTGAGCTCATCCCATTGTGCTAGTCAGATGCAGTGCCAGGCCCATCACAGATTTGCTAGCTGTGGAttgcttgtgttttattgtggCTCAGTTATAAACTGCTTTGGACAGAACATTTGGCagaaatgtatacatattttattttttcttttgtattatttcatttatgGTATATGAGCTCAATTTAATTAAGtgaaattaaaaagtaaaaataaaaatcagaaagtAATGAATGTTGTGCTCCATCCCATTCTGGGGAataacctttctctctctctctctctctctctctctcactctctctctctctctctctctctctctctctcgctctctctctctctctcactctctctccctctctctccctccctctctctccccttcagcTCTCCCAGACCTTGAGAATCCACGTGGCAAGACCAGCCA includes:
- the adarb1a gene encoding double-stranded RNA-specific editase 1a; the protein is MHLRVVFKRAHILCTCLQRRDEGVSKFYIYKILHRRRCKLLSLGVTGSCGTDVKENRNLDNLSAKVSLGEGLQVANGSALGQGRKRPLEEGSNGHAHAKFRPKKRKKAPGPVLPKNALMQLNEIRPGLQYCLASQTGPVHAPVFAMSVEVNGQLFEGTGPTKKKAKLNAAEKALRSFVQFPNASEAHLAMGRTLTVNTDFTSDQADFPDVLFNGFETPAPPDDPLDPPDPAACTRRPPGFPGERPPPPSLPTAPQRRLAPPAGHSKNAVMILNELRPGLRYEFVAESGESHAKNFVMAVTVDAQAFQGSGRNKKLAKARAAQAALSGLFNMQLDQTPSRQPIPRDGLQLHLPQVLADAVSRLVVEKFSELTDNFTSPHARRKVLAGIVMTTGTDVKDAQVICVSTGTKCINGEYMSDRGLALNDCHAEIIARRSLIRYLYSQLECFLSNSAEDHSQSIFQRCEQHGYQLKEGVQFHLYISTSPCGDARIFSPHESAVEDQGDRHPNRKARGQLRTKIESGEGTIPVRTTNTIQTWDGVLQGERLLTMSCSDKIARWNVVGVQGSLMSYFSGPIYFSSIILGSLYHADHLSRAMYQRIAEIEELPQPFILNRPLLSGISNAEARQPGKAPNFSVNWTVGDQGLEVINATTGKDDLGRPSHLCKHALYSRWVRLHAKLSQTLRIHVARPATYQEAKQGAAQYHTAKQTLIRAFHTAGLGAWVKKPIEQDQFPLTQ